One segment of Allorhodopirellula heiligendammensis DNA contains the following:
- a CDS encoding DUF1559 domain-containing protein, with product MKRVRLGFTLVELLVVIAIIGVLVGLLLPAVQAAREAARRMSCSNNFKQIGLAVHNYHAAYNQIPIQGTGTPNTGGNPDVAPGNSRLEVSFLVGMTPFIEQQALWQQISNPLKDPITGNIFAPMGPGPRRWLANHSAQRYDPWLTEVPGFRCPSDPGTGLPGQGRSNYVASLGDSANRINGSKGDNGVENTAAAIDRQASCRGFFVPRESARFRDVLDGLSNTICAGEVASDLGDNDIRTRGALSTTGNVRVAGGNTTCDTYVDPLRPQFWSPTATFSLLQGGGTEAEQRRGLKWAMSRSMWGAFNTILPPNGLMCMETNNFNNGLLSASSRHQGGVHVLMGDGAVRFVTDSIDTGNRNSAHVGGHAGGLAPGSSSPFGLWGALGTRAGRETDATLD from the coding sequence ATGAAACGTGTACGACTTGGATTTACCCTCGTAGAGCTGCTGGTGGTGATTGCCATCATTGGCGTGCTCGTTGGTCTACTGCTGCCGGCCGTTCAGGCAGCCCGCGAAGCTGCGCGGCGAATGAGTTGCAGTAACAACTTCAAACAAATCGGCCTCGCCGTCCATAACTATCATGCGGCGTACAACCAAATTCCAATTCAAGGAACCGGCACTCCCAACACAGGTGGAAACCCGGACGTGGCACCCGGCAACAGTCGCCTGGAGGTCAGTTTCCTGGTAGGAATGACTCCGTTTATTGAACAGCAAGCACTCTGGCAGCAGATTAGCAATCCGCTGAAGGACCCGATCACCGGGAACATCTTTGCGCCCATGGGCCCTGGTCCTCGCCGCTGGTTGGCCAACCATTCGGCTCAGCGCTACGACCCTTGGCTGACCGAGGTTCCCGGCTTTCGTTGCCCGAGCGATCCTGGCACGGGACTGCCTGGACAAGGACGCTCCAACTACGTCGCAAGCTTGGGTGATTCCGCAAACCGAATCAACGGCAGCAAAGGTGACAATGGCGTTGAAAACACTGCCGCTGCGATTGATCGCCAAGCCTCGTGCCGCGGGTTCTTCGTGCCGCGAGAAAGTGCTCGGTTCCGTGATGTTTTGGACGGGCTCTCGAACACCATCTGCGCAGGCGAAGTCGCCTCTGACCTAGGTGACAACGACATCCGCACCCGGGGTGCGTTGTCGACCACAGGAAATGTGCGAGTCGCCGGCGGCAACACCACCTGTGACACTTACGTTGACCCGCTCCGACCTCAGTTCTGGTCGCCAACTGCGACGTTCTCGCTGCTGCAAGGTGGTGGCACCGAAGCCGAGCAGCGGCGTGGTCTGAAATGGGCGATGAGCCGATCGATGTGGGGCGCTTTCAACACGATCTTGCCACCCAATGGCCTGATGTGCATGGAAACCAACAACTTCAACAACGGGTTGCTGTCGGCCAGTAGCCGGCACCAGGGCGGCGTGCACGTCTTGATGGGTGATGGGGCAGTGCGTTTTGTCACCGATTCGATCGACACTGGTAATCGCAATAGCGCTCACGTCGGGGGACACGCTGGCGGCTTGGCACCTGGCTCGAGCAGTCCCTTCGGTTTGTGGGGAGCCCTGGGAACCCGCGCCGGTCGCGAAACCGATGCTACCCTGGATTGA
- a CDS encoding alpha/beta hydrolase yields the protein MIPSLRLLAAVASTLLVSAPMRAEPPASIKVDTFSNIRFSGSPDLQTGNAGLADLYIPVLPGDSIAKTDRPSSSTVVPPTQPTVQVTGRLRPAVVVVHGGAWLTGSKWTISGYAQQLAELGICVLNINYRLAPDAKFPAQVDDVRDALVYLGDHAEQLSIDRNRLGLFGYSAGGHLSALVGVLADESREVQAIASNWPLADSRWARLPRISAVCAGGPPCDFQSLPLDNDALSYFLHGSRRQFPELYTAASPIAHISANDPPIQLIHGETDMLVPIANSRRFAELSAQAGVSVTLTEIPQQGHIVTLMHPKTQAQVSRFFRRQFFP from the coding sequence GTGATCCCTTCTCTACGCTTGCTCGCTGCCGTAGCCTCGACGTTATTGGTGTCGGCCCCGATGCGGGCCGAGCCACCTGCGTCGATTAAAGTCGATACGTTCTCGAACATTCGATTTAGCGGATCACCTGATCTCCAAACCGGCAACGCCGGGCTGGCGGATCTCTACATCCCGGTCCTGCCGGGCGATTCCATCGCGAAGACGGATCGCCCGAGTAGCAGCACGGTAGTGCCACCGACCCAACCCACCGTCCAAGTCACCGGTAGACTACGTCCAGCCGTCGTCGTCGTGCACGGCGGCGCCTGGCTAACGGGCAGCAAGTGGACCATCAGTGGCTATGCCCAGCAGCTCGCTGAATTAGGGATCTGCGTCTTGAATATCAACTACCGATTGGCGCCCGATGCCAAGTTTCCTGCTCAAGTCGATGATGTTCGGGATGCCTTGGTGTATCTCGGGGATCACGCCGAGCAGCTGAGCATCGATCGCAACCGCCTGGGTCTCTTCGGATACTCCGCAGGTGGCCATCTCTCTGCGTTGGTCGGTGTGCTTGCGGATGAATCACGCGAGGTCCAAGCCATTGCGAGCAATTGGCCTCTTGCAGATTCACGTTGGGCTCGCCTACCGCGAATCTCCGCAGTCTGCGCTGGCGGCCCGCCTTGCGACTTCCAGAGTCTCCCCCTCGACAACGACGCCTTGTCCTATTTCCTTCATGGCTCCCGCCGTCAATTTCCCGAGCTCTACACCGCCGCCTCGCCGATCGCTCATATTTCAGCAAACGACCCACCAATCCAATTAATTCATGGCGAGACCGACATGCTCGTGCCCATTGCGAACAGTCGACGATTTGCCGAATTGTCTGCCCAGGCGGGGGTCTCGGTGACCTTGACGGAGATACCGCAACAAGGCCACATCGTGACGCTGATGCATCCGAAGACTCAAGCTCAGGTCAGTCGTTTTTTTCGCAGGCAATTCTTCCCTTGA
- the floA gene encoding flotillin-like protein FloA (flotillin-like protein involved in membrane lipid rafts), whose translation MFLTSALLANFSAAPSLGLNLLIHGGLLAQREKPASIYPIVITVGVLIAIAMFAVLFFFMVQYGKLWFQAYMSDADVKLVNLIRMHFTKVNPNVIVQAKVMAAQAKLNTSRVDGVSTQRLEAHYLAGGNVMNVIHAIIAAHRAQIPLDFDQAAAIDLAGRDVLDAVQTSVYPKVIDCPDPKRSGKTTLSAITKNGIELRVRARVTVRTNIEQLIGGATEDTIIARVGEAIISSIGSATSHFDVLENPDMITRVVLSRALDAQTAFEIVSIDIADIDVGENIGARLQRDQAEADTRVARAKAERRRAEAIAQEQQMKARVSENRSQLVLAEADVPKAMAEAFTAGRIGTTDSKLPMDGSA comes from the coding sequence ATGTTCCTGACATCTGCCTTGCTCGCCAATTTCTCCGCCGCTCCGTCACTGGGCCTGAACCTGCTGATTCACGGAGGGTTGCTGGCCCAGCGTGAAAAACCCGCTTCGATCTACCCAATCGTGATCACCGTGGGAGTTCTCATCGCGATTGCGATGTTCGCGGTCCTATTCTTTTTCATGGTCCAGTACGGCAAACTCTGGTTTCAGGCGTACATGTCCGACGCCGACGTGAAGCTGGTGAATCTGATTCGCATGCATTTCACAAAGGTCAATCCGAACGTGATCGTGCAGGCAAAGGTGATGGCGGCACAAGCGAAACTCAATACAAGCCGCGTCGATGGCGTTAGCACCCAACGTCTGGAAGCCCATTATTTGGCCGGCGGGAATGTCATGAATGTGATCCACGCCATCATCGCCGCCCACCGCGCCCAAATCCCCTTGGACTTCGATCAAGCCGCTGCGATCGATCTGGCCGGCCGCGATGTACTTGATGCAGTGCAAACGAGTGTTTATCCAAAGGTCATCGACTGTCCCGACCCTAAACGCAGCGGGAAAACGACTCTCAGTGCCATCACCAAAAACGGTATTGAATTGCGTGTGCGAGCGAGAGTCACCGTCCGCACCAATATCGAACAACTGATTGGCGGGGCGACCGAGGACACCATTATCGCCCGCGTCGGTGAAGCCATCATCAGTTCCATAGGATCGGCGACCTCCCATTTCGATGTCTTGGAAAATCCGGACATGATCACGCGCGTGGTGCTCTCGCGTGCCCTCGATGCACAAACGGCTTTTGAAATCGTTTCGATTGATATCGCGGATATTGACGTCGGCGAAAACATCGGAGCCCGGTTGCAGCGGGACCAAGCCGAAGCTGATACCCGAGTGGCGCGTGCCAAGGCCGAACGGCGGCGTGCCGAAGCAATCGCGCAAGAACAGCAGATGAAGGCACGCGTCTCCGAAAATCGTTCGCAGCTCGTGCTCGCCGAGGCCGATGTACCCAAAGCGATGGCCGAAGCCTTTACCGCCGGACGAATCGGGACGACGGATTCCAAGCTGCCGATGGACGGCTCCGCGTGA
- a CDS encoding amidohydrolase, which translates to MLERVRAIDAQIAHVWMVRTFLKHCDEAEDDDDLREIVRDLYDFILAVGPVDDSIDPVAYLKMAKKKMRRLVGATALYEQIQPEVSGHTNFVMAARSLRLAVDRIFQIVSS; encoded by the coding sequence ATGCTGGAACGGGTTCGCGCGATCGACGCACAAATTGCCCACGTGTGGATGGTGCGAACCTTCCTTAAACACTGTGACGAAGCTGAAGATGATGACGATCTGCGTGAGATCGTCCGCGACCTATACGATTTCATCCTCGCGGTGGGACCAGTCGATGACTCCATCGATCCGGTCGCTTATTTAAAAATGGCCAAGAAGAAGATGCGACGGCTAGTGGGGGCAACGGCGCTCTATGAACAAATCCAGCCTGAAGTCAGCGGGCACACCAATTTTGTGATGGCCGCCCGATCCCTACGGTTAGCCGTCGATCGCATTTTTCAAATTGTGTCTTCGTGA
- a CDS encoding alpha/beta hydrolase family protein, producing MTGFKRRSYRVDFLGGANFQLAGIVDQPTLAGESGEPSAAVSGPVAVFSHCFTCNKDLKAITRISRRLAECGIAVLRFDMTGLGGSEGDFSNTNFSTNMADLAAAVRFATETLGPVTALIGHSFGGAASLATAAGMPFNDDAELSTELRKRLAAVISIAAPSDTQHLADLLLRMNPEIQSNGRGDVTIGGLTWSIRREMLDDFRSHRLADYLNRIRSRVLAFHSPVDQTLGYDHALRIASLIEDEQGLPRCSLLTLSDADHLLVNNPADAQYVADMSAAFLRRYASA from the coding sequence ATGACGGGCTTTAAGCGACGCTCTTACCGCGTGGACTTTCTTGGTGGTGCTAACTTCCAGTTAGCGGGCATCGTTGACCAACCCACGCTCGCTGGGGAGAGTGGGGAACCATCGGCAGCGGTGTCTGGTCCCGTGGCCGTCTTCAGCCACTGTTTCACCTGCAACAAGGACCTCAAGGCAATCACACGAATCTCACGTCGCCTGGCCGAGTGCGGTATTGCGGTACTGCGCTTCGACATGACGGGGCTCGGCGGCAGCGAGGGCGACTTTTCCAATACGAACTTTTCCACCAACATGGCCGATCTGGCAGCAGCTGTGCGCTTTGCCACTGAGACGCTCGGACCGGTGACCGCGTTGATCGGGCACAGTTTCGGCGGCGCCGCATCGCTCGCGACGGCCGCGGGTATGCCGTTCAACGACGACGCTGAACTGAGCACTGAACTTCGCAAACGGCTCGCCGCCGTGATCAGCATCGCCGCCCCGAGCGACACGCAACATCTTGCTGATTTGCTCCTACGCATGAATCCCGAAATACAGAGCAATGGTCGCGGCGATGTAACTATCGGCGGACTGACTTGGTCGATTCGCCGTGAGATGCTGGATGACTTTCGCAGTCATCGACTCGCCGATTATCTGAATCGGATTCGCAGCCGGGTGTTGGCATTTCACTCACCTGTCGACCAAACACTGGGGTACGATCACGCCCTGCGAATCGCTAGTTTGATCGAAGATGAGCAGGGATTGCCGCGATGTAGTCTGCTCACCCTCAGTGACGCCGACCACTTGCTAGTCAACAACCCAGCGGATGCTCAATACGTTGCCGATATGAGTGCCGCCTTCCTGCGGCGATACGCGTCGGCGTGA
- the ychF gene encoding redox-regulated ATPase YchF gives MEAGIVGLPNVGKSTLFNALTSSVSAQSANYPFCTIEPNEGIVSVPDARLSRITQYIVPQKIIPAALKLVDIAGIVKGASDGEGLGNKFLSHIRQVDAIMQVVRCFEDPDVIHVSGNVDPIADIDTIETELVLADMQTLENALPRAEKSARGGDKDAKLRVSAIQKCNAHLESEQPLRALELPEAEAAAISSYGLMTAKPILYVANVDENDLAGEHELVQKVREHAKKSGASVACVCAKLEAEIAELDEADRAEMLADVGLEEPSLNVIARQTYRTLGLQSYFTAGEKEVRAWPFRIGSTAPQAASVIHTDFEHKFIRAEIYSLADLEEYKTEKEIRAAGKLRAEGKAYIMQDGDICHFLIGP, from the coding sequence ATGGAAGCCGGAATCGTCGGCTTGCCGAACGTAGGCAAAAGCACTTTGTTTAACGCCCTGACCAGCAGCGTCTCGGCTCAAAGTGCCAACTATCCGTTTTGCACGATCGAGCCCAACGAGGGCATCGTTAGTGTGCCTGATGCGCGTTTGAGCCGTATCACGCAGTACATCGTGCCGCAGAAAATTATCCCCGCTGCACTGAAGTTGGTCGATATTGCGGGCATCGTCAAAGGTGCTTCCGATGGGGAAGGGCTGGGTAACAAGTTTCTCAGTCACATCCGCCAAGTCGATGCGATCATGCAGGTCGTGCGGTGTTTCGAAGACCCCGACGTGATCCACGTCTCGGGAAACGTTGATCCAATCGCCGACATCGACACCATCGAGACCGAGTTGGTGCTGGCAGACATGCAGACGCTTGAAAACGCTCTGCCCCGAGCGGAGAAGAGCGCCCGTGGCGGTGACAAAGATGCCAAGCTGCGGGTTTCGGCGATTCAGAAATGCAATGCGCATCTCGAGAGCGAGCAGCCATTGCGAGCGCTCGAGCTACCCGAAGCCGAAGCGGCGGCGATCAGCAGTTACGGACTGATGACGGCGAAGCCAATTCTTTACGTCGCCAACGTCGACGAGAACGACTTGGCCGGCGAACACGAACTGGTGCAGAAGGTACGCGAGCACGCGAAAAAGTCAGGGGCGAGCGTGGCCTGCGTCTGTGCCAAACTCGAGGCGGAAATCGCTGAACTCGACGAAGCAGACCGAGCCGAAATGCTTGCCGACGTGGGGCTCGAGGAACCTTCGCTCAATGTGATCGCGCGACAAACGTACCGGACCCTCGGGCTGCAGAGCTATTTCACCGCCGGTGAAAAGGAAGTACGTGCCTGGCCATTCCGGATCGGATCAACAGCCCCGCAAGCGGCGAGCGTGATTCATACCGATTTCGAGCACAAGTTCATCCGTGCGGAAATCTACAGTCTCGCCGACCTCGAGGAATACAAAACGGAGAAGGAGATCCGGGCGGCTGGGAAACTTCGCGCCGAGGGCAAAGCTTACATCATGCAAGACGGTGACATCTGCCACTTCTTAATCGGCCCGTAA
- a CDS encoding alpha/beta hydrolase: MQFQASRELRPTWKRQLPRLAILLAVSYAAICIALVCMETRLVFPGAYMEHRGPGEVTRFNSAHPIDGEVTSLAYHAEDGAKLLGRIAARQHPDRVILFLHGNGIRAADLDPWTRRLSDTANATVLTAEYRGFQQKGFTPTEASTIADAVSAIDALSNVTGVTAANITIYGRSIGGGIAAGLVAAMQERGDPPKSLILDRTFDSAMQVGADRYFWLPVRWLIRNPYDSSERLRNFRGNVVSSHGPPDQIVPMKNGRALFDSLTTAHKTWIEVPDLSHNDRMSDETLRQEFEALRTLEEQSSDVQALGPSANRPVPNEPVPNEPVPE; the protein is encoded by the coding sequence ATGCAATTCCAAGCTTCCAGGGAGCTGCGGCCGACCTGGAAGAGGCAATTACCAAGGCTCGCGATTCTGTTAGCGGTAAGCTATGCGGCGATCTGCATTGCACTGGTTTGCATGGAGACACGACTGGTTTTCCCAGGTGCCTACATGGAACACCGTGGGCCGGGCGAGGTCACTCGTTTTAATTCTGCGCATCCCATCGATGGCGAAGTTACCTCGTTGGCATACCACGCCGAAGACGGAGCGAAGTTGCTCGGCAGGATAGCGGCTCGCCAGCATCCCGACCGTGTGATTTTATTTCTGCACGGCAACGGAATCCGGGCGGCTGACTTGGATCCTTGGACGCGACGTTTATCCGACACTGCCAATGCCACAGTGCTAACGGCGGAGTATCGAGGGTTTCAACAGAAAGGGTTCACGCCCACCGAAGCGAGCACAATTGCCGATGCGGTTTCAGCCATCGACGCGTTATCCAATGTGACCGGCGTCACTGCCGCGAACATCACCATCTATGGCCGGTCGATCGGGGGCGGTATCGCAGCAGGGTTGGTTGCCGCGATGCAGGAGCGGGGCGATCCGCCGAAGTCGTTGATCCTCGATCGTACCTTTGACAGTGCCATGCAAGTTGGCGCCGATCGGTACTTCTGGCTCCCAGTTCGCTGGCTGATTCGCAATCCATACGACAGTAGTGAGCGACTACGGAACTTTCGCGGCAACGTGGTCTCATCGCACGGCCCACCCGACCAGATTGTGCCCATGAAGAACGGCCGCGCCCTGTTCGACTCGCTTACCACCGCACATAAGACATGGATCGAAGTTCCCGATTTATCTCACAACGATCGCATGTCCGATGAAACACTTCGACAGGAATTCGAAGCACTCCGCACCTTGGAAGAACAGAGTTCGGACGTGCAGGCATTGGGACCTTCGGCAAACCGCCCAGTCCCGAATGAACCAGTCCCGAATGAACCCGTCCCTGAATGA
- the cmk gene encoding (d)CMP kinase, producing MIVTIDGPAGAGKSSIARDVAKELGFAFLDTGAMYRAITWGAMQAGIELSDVVKLVDYAEHARLAWHDDRIDLDGEDISIAIRTPQVTANIRHVADPPEIRGCLTRQQRRIAEGRDLVTEGRDQGTEVFPDAQCKVFLTASPQERARRRQLQLQAAGREVTLNEVLVAQNQRDLEDRMRPVGRLRAASDAVVIQTDAMEAEQVKDAVLDAVRSCMEKLQIVKD from the coding sequence ATGATTGTCACGATCGACGGACCGGCAGGCGCCGGGAAGAGCAGCATTGCGAGGGACGTTGCCAAGGAACTTGGATTTGCATTTCTTGATACCGGTGCGATGTATCGTGCGATTACATGGGGGGCAATGCAAGCAGGGATTGAGCTCTCGGACGTGGTTAAATTGGTAGATTACGCTGAGCACGCTCGCCTGGCGTGGCACGATGACCGGATCGATCTTGACGGCGAAGACATCTCAATAGCGATTCGTACACCTCAGGTCACCGCAAACATACGCCACGTTGCTGATCCGCCCGAAATTCGCGGCTGCCTAACGCGACAACAGCGCCGTATCGCCGAAGGTCGCGATCTCGTTACCGAGGGACGAGATCAGGGCACTGAGGTGTTCCCAGATGCCCAGTGCAAGGTGTTCCTAACTGCGTCGCCACAGGAGCGGGCTCGTAGACGACAATTGCAATTACAGGCGGCCGGACGCGAGGTGACGTTGAACGAGGTATTGGTGGCACAGAACCAACGGGATCTTGAAGACCGTATGCGACCAGTCGGTCGGCTTCGGGCGGCAAGCGATGCCGTCGTGATTCAGACCGACGCAATGGAGGCAGAGCAAGTCAAAGACGCAGTGCTTGACGCGGTGAGATCATGCATGGAAAAGTTGCAAATCGTTAAGGACTGA
- a CDS encoding carboxy terminal-processing peptidase translates to MSQRLGSYPPRFAAATLGLLAGFSGLCTPLHAQNTDQLQNAVPDRQRAVPVPVENLQQAAPPAAAQQPVPAKLPKPSPQDSVVSRLIAQLMPSEHVSGKDLDNTLSARALDLYIQTLDPLKLYFLQSDIDQFERYSTVVDDHVRAGNLDLAYYIFERFTQRVDQRVAKIRELLKGDFDFNIDEQVIIDRDAAQYARDDAEATDRWRRQLKLSLLDLKDSDEPVVGQEARDQLMRRYDRYANRWRSTSSDDILEMFLTSVTNSYDPHSTYMSPATLDDFNISMALNLDGIGASLGEKDGTTQVKAIIPGGAADLNGKLKPDDSIVSVGQGDDGEMVDIIEMPLKDVVKLIRGKAGTTVRLGVRPGGTGNMEIVKIVRAHIELKDSAARGKVIEHEIPGQPGKLKIGYLNLPSFYMDMEGARRNDPEYRSSTRDVAKILEDFKKENVAGVVLDLSRNGGGSLTEAISLTGLFIDQGPVVQVKDANGSVQKYDDDHPGTVWDGPLVVLTSKLSASASEILAGAIKDYHRGIIVGDPQTHGKGTVQTLMDIGQSLFRIRRANYGALKVTLQQFYLPDGQSTQLDGVAADIVLPSVISKMPVAEGDLDYALAHDRINPAKHDLYRMAPADLINSLRASSQQRIAQDEEFIELMRRIGLYVEQKDLKTISLNEDKFMQRRAEMKAQKDEQEKEIEAQIGSEEVFHDTFYNQEVLNITQQYIEGLRAQNLARAN, encoded by the coding sequence ATGTCGCAACGCCTCGGTTCGTATCCCCCTCGGTTCGCTGCAGCGACACTGGGCCTTCTCGCGGGTTTTTCTGGCCTGTGCACTCCGCTGCACGCGCAGAATACCGATCAACTGCAAAATGCGGTCCCTGATCGACAGCGTGCCGTGCCGGTACCCGTTGAAAATCTTCAACAAGCCGCCCCACCCGCGGCCGCCCAGCAACCCGTTCCAGCAAAACTCCCGAAACCTTCCCCCCAGGACAGCGTCGTATCACGCTTGATCGCGCAGTTGATGCCCAGCGAGCACGTGTCCGGCAAAGACCTCGACAATACACTCAGCGCACGGGCGCTCGATCTGTACATTCAAACCCTCGACCCACTGAAACTCTACTTCTTGCAGAGTGATATTGACCAGTTTGAACGGTACTCGACGGTGGTCGACGATCATGTACGGGCTGGCAACCTTGACCTCGCTTATTACATCTTCGAACGCTTCACACAGCGGGTTGATCAACGGGTGGCGAAAATTCGCGAGCTACTCAAGGGCGACTTCGATTTCAACATTGATGAACAAGTTATCATCGATCGCGATGCGGCTCAGTACGCCCGCGACGATGCCGAAGCGACAGATCGCTGGCGGCGGCAATTGAAATTATCGCTGCTCGACCTCAAGGACTCCGATGAGCCCGTCGTCGGTCAAGAGGCACGCGATCAACTGATGCGTCGCTATGACCGTTACGCAAATCGTTGGCGCTCGACTAGCAGTGACGACATCCTCGAGATGTTCTTGACGTCGGTGACCAACAGCTATGATCCACACTCAACGTACATGTCCCCTGCGACGCTGGATGACTTCAACATCAGCATGGCGCTCAACCTTGATGGTATTGGCGCGTCGCTTGGCGAAAAAGATGGCACGACCCAGGTCAAAGCGATCATTCCTGGTGGTGCCGCCGACTTAAACGGCAAGCTCAAACCGGATGACTCGATCGTATCTGTCGGCCAGGGTGATGACGGAGAAATGGTCGACATTATCGAAATGCCGCTCAAAGACGTCGTCAAACTGATCCGCGGCAAAGCAGGCACAACCGTTCGCTTGGGCGTTCGCCCAGGCGGCACAGGAAACATGGAGATTGTGAAGATCGTTCGCGCCCACATCGAATTGAAGGATTCGGCCGCACGTGGAAAAGTCATTGAGCACGAGATTCCAGGCCAACCCGGCAAGCTCAAGATTGGTTACCTCAACCTGCCTAGTTTTTACATGGACATGGAGGGTGCCCGTCGCAACGATCCCGAGTACCGCAGCAGCACCCGTGACGTCGCGAAGATCCTCGAAGACTTTAAGAAAGAAAACGTGGCCGGTGTGGTGCTCGATCTCAGCCGCAATGGCGGTGGATCGTTGACCGAAGCGATTAGTTTGACTGGCCTGTTCATTGATCAAGGCCCCGTTGTGCAGGTCAAAGACGCCAATGGCTCAGTGCAGAAATACGATGATGATCATCCCGGCACCGTCTGGGATGGCCCCTTGGTTGTGTTGACAAGCAAACTCAGTGCGAGTGCCAGTGAGATTCTTGCCGGTGCGATTAAGGACTATCACCGTGGGATCATTGTCGGTGATCCGCAGACACACGGCAAAGGCACCGTGCAAACTCTGATGGACATCGGCCAATCGCTGTTTCGAATTCGGCGTGCCAACTACGGCGCATTGAAGGTCACGCTACAACAGTTCTATCTGCCCGACGGCCAGAGCACCCAACTTGACGGCGTCGCAGCGGATATTGTGCTGCCGAGCGTGATTAGCAAGATGCCCGTCGCCGAAGGTGATCTGGACTACGCTCTGGCCCATGATCGGATCAACCCCGCGAAACACGATCTGTATCGGATGGCGCCTGCAGACCTGATCAATTCCTTGCGAGCCAGCTCCCAGCAGCGGATCGCCCAAGATGAGGAGTTCATCGAGCTGATGCGACGGATTGGACTCTACGTTGAGCAAAAAGATCTCAAGACAATTTCACTCAACGAGGACAAATTCATGCAGCGTCGCGCTGAAATGAAAGCGCAAAAAGACGAGCAAGAGAAAGAGATTGAAGCGCAGATTGGCAGCGAAGAGGTGTTCCATGACACCTTTTACAATCAAGAAGTGCTTAACATCACGCAGCAGTACATTGAGGGTCTGCGTGCCCAGAATCTGGCGCGGGCGAACTGA
- a CDS encoding SDR family NAD(P)-dependent oxidoreductase translates to MSPHTQLVSEDHHMDLGISNKMALVTGSSAGIGLATATRLAAEGAQVWLNGRSEGRLHEAAETIRSAMPAARVNVAVADLGTAQGCASLCEQIPAIDILVNNVGIFEPKPFADIPDEDWSRMFDVNVMSGVRLTRHYLPSMLKSDWGRVIFVSSESAVQIPQEMIHYGMTKTAQLAIARGVAETTTKTGVTVNSVLVGPTKSEGVGTFVEQMAHEQGITFEQMEQEFFSNVRPTSLMQRFINVDEVSAMICYLCSGLASATNGAALRVDGGVVRSIL, encoded by the coding sequence ATGTCACCGCACACGCAGCTTGTTAGTGAGGACCACCACATGGATCTTGGTATTTCGAACAAAATGGCATTGGTAACCGGTTCGTCCGCTGGCATCGGCCTCGCTACGGCGACTCGACTGGCCGCAGAAGGCGCCCAGGTCTGGCTCAATGGCCGCTCCGAAGGCCGACTACACGAGGCTGCTGAGACAATTCGATCGGCAATGCCCGCAGCAAGAGTCAATGTTGCCGTGGCGGATTTAGGTACCGCACAGGGCTGTGCGTCGCTGTGTGAGCAGATCCCAGCGATTGATATTCTCGTCAACAATGTGGGTATTTTCGAACCGAAGCCGTTTGCAGACATTCCCGATGAAGACTGGTCCCGTATGTTCGATGTTAACGTGATGAGCGGGGTTCGACTGACTCGGCATTACCTGCCATCCATGCTGAAATCAGATTGGGGCAGGGTGATCTTCGTGTCGAGTGAATCTGCAGTCCAAATCCCTCAGGAGATGATTCATTACGGGATGACCAAAACTGCTCAGCTGGCCATTGCACGCGGGGTCGCAGAAACGACCACCAAAACTGGGGTGACGGTAAATAGTGTTCTGGTTGGGCCGACCAAGTCCGAGGGGGTAGGAACGTTCGTGGAGCAGATGGCCCATGAGCAAGGGATCACGTTTGAGCAGATGGAGCAAGAATTCTTTTCCAACGTCCGGCCAACCTCGCTGATGCAGCGATTTATTAATGTTGACGAGGTATCTGCGATGATTTGCTACCTGTGTTCTGGTCTCGCGTCGGCCACCAACGGGGCGGCGCTGCGCGTCGATGGTGGCGTGGTCAGGTCGATCCTCTAA